One Tiliqua scincoides isolate rTilSci1 chromosome 9, rTilSci1.hap2, whole genome shotgun sequence DNA segment encodes these proteins:
- the RNF186 gene encoding E3 ubiquitin-protein ligase RNF186: protein MASSVEGSVDTLHLENEAVSAAGGTGQLGTAKGKAVPVDQWPEEAPPKPDSSAEYEDSSAEEGSGCCSPSADIPQPGDAEMGHPAPLEPAVSRMVGFSDPSAGPPVRLSKVSIAEMDCLICFNRYSPCRLPKLLACQHAFCAVCLKLILRNEEQNWVITCPLCRKVTLVFGGLICSLRVKEDILGRLEDPNPDAEVPRPSEAPGQSQADHQADPRGQEHTSDETNRVTTKRLVLLLLLVAMLIALVLPFMYTGLLKWALCFVVALGLLVSGVLCCNPSWNCSNLRLPPWRRKETQVESVA, encoded by the coding sequence ATGGCCTCCTCTGTGGAAGGCTCTGTGGACACTTTGCACCTTGAGAACGAGGCCGTATCTGCTGCCGGGGGGACGGGCCAGCTGGGAACTGCAAAAGGGAAAGCCGTGCCAGTGGACCAGTGGCCAGAAGAGGCCCCTCCAAAACCGGACAGCAGTGCAGAATACGAAGATTCTTCTGCTGAGGAAGGCAGCGGCTGTTGTTCCCCCTCTGCAGATATTCCTCAACCAGGAGATGCAGAAATGGGGCACCCAGCCCCCCTGGAACCAGCCGTCTCAAGAATGGTGGGCTTCTCAGATCCTTCTGCAGGCCCCCCAGTGCGTCTGTCCAAAGTCTCCATTGCAGAAATGGACTGCCTCATCTGCTTCAACCGGTACAGTCCCTGCAGGCTGCCCAAGCTCCTGGCCTGCCAGCATGCTTTCTGCGCAGTCTGCCTTAAGCTCATCCTGCGGAATGAGGAGCAGAACTGGGTCATCACCTGCCCACTGTGCCGCAAGGTCACGCTGGTCTTTGGTGGCCTCATCTGCAGCCTCCGTGTCAAGGAGGACATCTTGGGCCGGCTGGAGGACCCCAACCCAGATGCCGAGGTGCCCCGTCCTTCCGAAGCTCCTGGCCAGAGCCAAGCTGACCACCAGGCGGACCCCCGAGGCCAAGAACACACCAGTGATGAGACCAACCGAGTGACCACCAAGAGActggtcttgctgctgctgctggtcgcCATGCTGATTGCCCTGGTGCTCCCGTTCATGTACACCGGCCTGCTCAAGTGGGCTCTCTGCTTTGTCGTTGCTCTGGGGCTCCTCGTGTCAGGAGTGCTTTGTTGCAACCCCAGCTGGAACTGCTCCAACCTCCGGCTGCCTCCCTGGAGGCGAAAGGAGACCCAAGTAGAGTCGGTGGCCTGA